A part of Myxococcales bacterium genomic DNA contains:
- a CDS encoding TIGR04563 family protein — translation MTTTDKRKRSLYFPDTILREMQSEAKRQERSLSWIVQYAWRIARAELMRLPSVGESGYQNESQDDEPQSLSPTHASHSGPESFEDPSHFSQHGG, via the coding sequence ATGACAACAACAGATAAACGTAAGCGATCTTTGTATTTTCCTGATACTATTTTGCGGGAAATGCAAAGCGAAGCAAAAAGGCAGGAGCGTAGCTTGTCATGGATTGTTCAGTACGCTTGGCGTATTGCTAGAGCTGAACTTATGAGGCTGCCATCAGTTGGTGAATCAGGTTATCAAAATGAAAGCCAAGATGATGAACCGCAAAGTTTGAGTCCTACCCATGCTTCACACTCGGGTCCTGAAAGTTTCGAAGACCCAAGCCACTTTTCTCAACATGGTGGTTGA
- a CDS encoding glutaredoxin family protein, with product MKLYLALLVGCAITTSACRNDVTSQQSPDSDSSTKKSSKDDALPQTTKHVQNFPNKTAHPDDNMNHPQSLDLDSSTKKSSKDDALPQTTKHVQNFPNKTAHPDDNMNHPQLPTPHPPLVTQPTSPSPFNPTSSIKLYGNPVGCGLCTASEKLLQEKGIKYESINIHGNHQLTQEVKQKFQVPDNVRYPYVIIDGKYIGGYNELSGLLNTTTQPTPAVPHPPLVTQPTSPSPFNPTSSIKLYGNPVGCGLCTASEKLLQEKGIKYESINIHGNHQLTQEVKQKFQVPDNVRYPYVIIDGKYIGGYNELSKLLASPLSAKI from the coding sequence ATGAAATTATATTTGGCACTACTGGTAGGATGCGCAATTACAACAAGCGCTTGTCGAAATGATGTGACATCTCAGCAGTCACCAGATTCGGACAGTTCGACCAAAAAATCTTCAAAAGACGATGCTCTTCCCCAAACCACTAAGCATGTTCAAAACTTCCCAAACAAGACTGCACACCCAGATGATAATATGAACCATCCACAGTCACTAGATTTGGACAGTTCGACCAAAAAATCTTCAAAAGACGATGCTCTTCCCCAAACCACTAAGCATGTTCAAAACTTCCCAAACAAGACTGCACACCCAGATGATAATATGAACCATCCACAGCTTCCTACACCTCATCCACCCTTGGTAACTCAACCAACTTCACCATCGCCATTCAACCCAACAAGCTCAATTAAACTCTACGGTAATCCAGTGGGATGTGGGCTTTGCACCGCATCTGAAAAACTCCTACAAGAAAAAGGAATCAAATACGAATCTATCAATATTCACGGCAACCATCAGCTGACCCAAGAAGTCAAACAAAAATTCCAAGTGCCCGATAATGTTCGCTATCCCTATGTCATTATCGATGGAAAATATATTGGCGGGTACAACGAGCTGAGCGGATTATTAAATACGACTACTCAGCCCACGCCTGCCGTGCCTCACCCACCCTTGGTAACTCAACCAACTTCACCATCGCCATTCAACCCAACAAGCTCAATTAAACTCTACGGTAATCCAGTGGGATGTGGGCTTTGCACCGCATCTGAAAAACTCCTACAAGAAAAAGGAATCAAATACGAATCTATCAATATTCACGGCAACCATCAGCTGACCCAAGAAGTCAAACAAAAATTCCAAGTGCCAGATAATGTTCGCTATCCCTATGTCATTATCGATGGAAAATATATTGGCGGGTACAACGAGCTGAGCAAGCTCTTAGCTTCCCCACTTTCAGCAAAAATCTAA
- a CDS encoding IS1595 family transposase: MYKRRSRLTVRQQSELIKLFVAGVTARAASELVIIQSNTASNFFLRLRKLIASKLPSYDLSGEIEVDESYFGGVRKGKRGRGAGGKVAVFGLLKRGGKVYTAIIPNAKTETLLPIVEEKVLPDSIVYTDTFKSYNALDVSAFHHMRINHSKLFADKQNHINGIENFWNQAKRNLRKFNGIKQDNFYWFLKECEWRFNGGNHQQLLKQLKYWYKHTKH, translated from the coding sequence ATGTATAAGAGACGCAGCCGTTTAACAGTGCGCCAGCAGAGCGAACTGATAAAATTATTTGTTGCTGGTGTAACCGCCAGAGCAGCATCAGAACTGGTTATTATTCAATCTAATACAGCCAGTAATTTCTTCTTAAGGTTAAGAAAATTAATAGCCAGCAAACTTCCAAGCTATGACTTAAGCGGAGAAATTGAAGTAGATGAAAGTTATTTTGGCGGAGTTCGAAAAGGCAAGAGAGGACGTGGAGCTGGAGGTAAAGTAGCTGTTTTTGGCCTTCTTAAGCGAGGTGGCAAGGTTTACACAGCCATCATTCCTAATGCAAAAACAGAAACTCTTCTGCCTATTGTAGAAGAGAAAGTTCTTCCGGACAGCATAGTTTATACAGATACCTTTAAATCATATAATGCCTTAGATGTATCTGCATTTCACCATATGCGCATTAATCATTCCAAGCTGTTTGCTGATAAGCAAAACCATATCAATGGGATTGAGAACTTCTGGAACCAAGCCAAACGCAATCTGCGTAAGTTTAATGGGATAAAACAGGATAATTTTTATTGGTTTCTTAAGGAATGTGAATGGCGCTTCAACGGAGGCAATCACCAACAGCTTCTAAAACAGCTAAAATACTGGTATAAACACACTAAACATTAA
- a CDS encoding YkgJ family cysteine cluster protein, whose amino-acid sequence MSDKNSVSSKKMPRSCNDCTACCKALRIDSIPGFSTRLDTGEDIAKKAGEVCVFLHKNGCSIYEVRPLVCRRFKCDWLEYRKGFADKDKPSKIGVLGVRGIKIII is encoded by the coding sequence ATGAGTGATAAAAATAGTGTATCAAGTAAAAAAATGCCCCGTTCATGTAATGACTGTACTGCTTGTTGTAAGGCCCTGAGAATTGATTCAATACCTGGCTTTTCCACGAGACTCGATACAGGCGAAGATATTGCCAAAAAAGCGGGTGAAGTTTGTGTTTTTCTCCATAAAAATGGATGTAGCATCTATGAAGTCAGGCCTCTGGTGTGTCGACGATTTAAGTGTGATTGGTTGGAGTACAGAAAAGGTTTTGCCGATAAAGACAAACCATCAAAAATAGGTGTTTTGGGAGTGAGAGGAATAAAAATTATTATTTGA
- a CDS encoding transposase, whose amino-acid sequence MAMVRTSAGREASPSLVSIDFQSQTAEPGIDEHGLDGGKKINGRKRHIIVDTLGLMLLCIYTTANVADRLAGE is encoded by the coding sequence GTGGCAATGGTCAGGACCAGTGCAGGCAGAGAAGCAAGTCCCTCACTTGTTTCGATTGACTTTCAATCACAGACAGCAGAACCGGGAATAGATGAGCACGGCTTGGATGGCGGAAAAAAGATTAACGGAAGGAAACGCCACATCATTGTTGATACTCTTGGATTGATGCTGCTATGTATTTATACCACAGCAAATGTAGCTGATAGGCTTGCCGGCGAGTAA
- a CDS encoding transposase, with product MKTFLKGNIMSCLYETCLSDFAWEVIESLFPANAKRGRPRVYSFRSIVNGIFYVFKKRLRMALFTQRFSSSRHHLLLFSHPVCFCCGRT from the coding sequence GTGAAAACCTTTTTGAAAGGAAATATCATGTCGTGCTTGTATGAAACCTGTTTGTCAGATTTTGCCTGGGAAGTGATTGAGTCACTTTTTCCTGCTAACGCCAAACGAGGCAGACCTCGTGTCTATAGCTTTCGGAGCATAGTTAATGGCATATTCTACGTTTTTAAAAAACGCTTGCGTATGGCGTTGTTTACCCAACGATTTTCCTCCTCGAGGCATCATTTATTACTATTTTCTCACCCGGTCTGTTTCTGTTGTGGGAGGACTTAA
- a CDS encoding ankyrin repeat domain-containing protein, giving the protein MYIKLITSVFFFLSPFIAYTQHANEQLENAKKKWKDSFAKSLVPKDVSGSDCFGNTPLHNAVKNQDQDQVLHLLGHGADINTQNRKGLSPLKLAIKHRIGDRVIIKYLLSYCESVDAPCGSSENCDCESILHPVIKNNRLDILELLLKKGAKVDGPCYRVDKAARAPLLFAVKKGRLEMVKLLLKYGATTRAWDYIPDEYEEVYDGIYGWFAPLHIAAMEGNVEILNYLLESSANLMLSDDFDDNSRCTTALHVAVMAGRLKMVEHLLVAIKALGKEVKEIIETGIDEATEMPSEAISSGVIATFRYLLKERLIDENQVKEAAIEAMERFYKENSFVDILEISKDEGLDALVELINAAVEVANQPPSIYLNPNVANKISSKINTSLRDNPTLGRLLAAALIKALNRIVIGEKIDVDFLKAAISAMVNAQDYRGKTPLNYAAWYNGKYIYDFEEGNHNNLEEADNIVRLKIAQLLLNADANPNIKDKQGKSIWASLGANRSRSKDNNPLDNDLRKAIESRIPKICNIENNNNNIGGNIVIPKIKEANSSNFVKINDDNIAIFTFEIGEGKIDFWIKKGSTIYDNFMIIAYEEQLRELNNDSSMKKIIDVLESAQKNHVKNVKFNIDLTQILPNQSVLEMLLRELTDIAKICEFMKM; this is encoded by the coding sequence ATGTATATTAAATTAATCACGTCAGTTTTCTTTTTTCTTTCACCTTTTATAGCTTATACGCAGCATGCAAATGAACAGCTAGAAAATGCTAAAAAAAAGTGGAAGGACTCATTTGCAAAATCTTTGGTTCCTAAAGATGTCAGCGGGAGCGATTGTTTCGGGAACACACCTCTTCATAATGCTGTGAAAAATCAAGACCAGGATCAGGTGCTGCATTTATTAGGGCATGGCGCAGATATTAATACCCAAAATAGAAAAGGTTTAAGTCCGCTAAAATTGGCTATAAAGCATCGTATTGGTGATCGAGTAATCATCAAATATTTACTTAGTTATTGTGAATCGGTAGATGCACCATGTGGCTCATCGGAAAATTGTGATTGTGAATCCATACTTCATCCAGTAATTAAAAATAATCGGTTAGATATACTTGAACTGCTGCTGAAAAAAGGGGCTAAAGTGGATGGCCCTTGCTATAGGGTGGATAAAGCAGCTCGAGCGCCATTACTATTCGCAGTTAAGAAAGGTCGACTAGAAATGGTAAAGCTCCTACTTAAATATGGAGCAACGACGAGGGCTTGGGATTACATACCTGACGAATATGAGGAAGTTTACGATGGAATTTATGGGTGGTTTGCTCCACTTCACATCGCAGCCATGGAAGGCAATGTTGAAATTTTGAATTATTTGCTCGAATCCAGCGCAAATTTAATGTTAAGTGATGACTTTGATGATAATAGTAGATGCACGACTGCCTTGCATGTTGCGGTTATGGCAGGGCGCTTAAAAATGGTGGAACACTTATTAGTGGCCATTAAAGCCCTAGGCAAAGAAGTAAAGGAAATAATTGAAACAGGGATCGATGAAGCCACAGAAATGCCATCAGAGGCCATTAGCTCAGGGGTTATCGCCACTTTTAGATATTTATTGAAAGAGCGCTTAATAGATGAAAATCAGGTTAAAGAAGCCGCAATTGAAGCAATGGAGCGTTTTTACAAAGAAAATAGTTTTGTAGATATTTTAGAAATAAGCAAAGACGAAGGACTAGATGCTTTAGTGGAGTTGATTAATGCTGCGGTAGAAGTTGCAAATCAACCCCCAAGTATATACTTGAATCCCAATGTGGCCAATAAAATAAGTTCAAAAATAAATACCTCGCTTCGAGATAATCCAACCTTAGGCCGGTTATTAGCTGCCGCTTTAATTAAAGCTTTAAATAGAATTGTTATAGGGGAAAAAATAGACGTAGATTTCCTAAAAGCAGCAATTTCGGCAATGGTGAACGCGCAAGACTACAGAGGAAAAACTCCGCTTAATTATGCTGCTTGGTATAATGGAAAGTACATTTATGATTTTGAGGAAGGTAATCACAATAATCTGGAAGAAGCAGATAATATAGTTCGCTTAAAAATTGCTCAACTGTTACTAAATGCTGATGCTAACCCCAATATCAAAGACAAACAAGGAAAAAGCATCTGGGCTAGCTTGGGGGCAAATCGGAGTAGATCTAAAGATAATAACCCGCTTGATAATGACTTGAGAAAAGCCATTGAATCTCGCATTCCTAAAATTTGTAACATAGAAAATAATAATAATAATATCGGCGGCAACATAGTAATTCCTAAGATTAAAGAAGCAAATAGCAGTAATTTTGTAAAAATAAATGATGACAATATAGCTATATTTACCTTTGAAATAGGTGAAGGAAAAATCGATTTTTGGATAAAAAAAGGCTCTACAATTTATGATAATTTTATGATAATCGCATATGAAGAGCAGCTAAGAGAACTGAATAATGATTCTTCAATGAAAAAAATCATTGATGTACTTGAGAGCGCACAAAAAAACCATGTTAAAAATGTAAAGTTTAATATAGATTTAACTCAAATATTACCTAATCAAAGTGTGCTTGAAATGCTATTGCGAGAACTGACTGATATAGCAAAAATTTGTGAATTCATGAAAATGTAA
- a CDS encoding acyl-CoA thioesterase produces MLKEFSVVIEDNLRWGDMDAFQHVNNTLYFRYFEEARIAYFHKIKIIEEMKHSGIGPILKSTLCTFRIPLTFPDTISIGTKVSLIESDRFLMNYAVFSHHHQKIAAEGEGIIVSFDYPNAKKVPLPVKVVDAIRTLERF; encoded by the coding sequence ATGCTTAAAGAATTTTCAGTGGTAATTGAGGATAATCTTCGATGGGGCGACATGGATGCCTTTCAGCACGTCAACAACACGCTCTATTTTCGCTATTTTGAAGAAGCGCGCATCGCCTACTTTCACAAAATCAAAATAATTGAAGAGATGAAACACTCTGGCATAGGTCCAATATTAAAATCTACCTTGTGCACATTCCGTATACCTTTGACTTTTCCCGACACCATATCCATCGGCACCAAAGTAAGCTTGATCGAAAGCGATCGATTTTTGATGAACTACGCTGTCTTTAGTCATCACCACCAAAAAATTGCCGCTGAAGGAGAAGGCATAATCGTATCTTTCGATTATCCTAATGCCAAAAAAGTTCCCCTTCCCGTAAAAGTCGTTGATGCTATTCGCACGCTAGAGAGATTTTGA
- a CDS encoding PA0069 family radical SAM protein: protein MEEYKSFREVRGRGTGDIRRGRFEKIQVSYLLEEARQIKTQVFKDTSRTIISYNDSPDVGFSASLNPYRGCEHGCLYCYARPTHEYLGLSLGLDFETKLFAKMDAAELLQQEFDKKKWQPQVIVMSGVTDCYQPIEKKLELTRACLEVAARYKNPVVIITKNHLVTRDIDILKELNRYQAIKVCISITSLDKKLATQLEPRASQPKRRLLAIEQLSGAGIPLCVNVAPIIPGLNDHEIPQILKRAKEAGAKEAFYTMVRLPYGVKDIFSQWLERYFPDRKDKVIHRIQEVRGGQLNVSTFGDRMIGVGPYAEHIAQMFNRYRKLYQLDQKIILSIKHFKRESREQLSLFE from the coding sequence ATGGAAGAATACAAAAGCTTTAGAGAAGTTCGTGGCCGCGGTACTGGTGACATAAGGCGAGGGCGCTTTGAAAAAATTCAGGTGAGCTATCTTTTAGAGGAAGCACGTCAAATAAAAACTCAGGTGTTTAAAGACACTTCACGCACCATTATTTCTTACAATGATAGTCCCGATGTTGGATTTAGTGCATCGCTCAATCCTTATCGTGGCTGTGAGCACGGCTGTCTCTACTGTTATGCGCGCCCCACCCATGAATATTTGGGATTATCTTTGGGGCTTGATTTTGAGACAAAACTTTTTGCCAAGATGGATGCTGCTGAACTTTTACAACAGGAGTTTGATAAAAAAAAATGGCAGCCTCAAGTAATTGTTATGAGCGGCGTGACTGATTGCTATCAGCCCATTGAAAAAAAATTAGAGCTCACCAGAGCTTGTTTAGAGGTGGCTGCTCGCTATAAAAATCCGGTGGTAATTATTACAAAAAATCATTTGGTCACGCGCGACATAGATATTCTTAAAGAGCTTAACCGCTATCAGGCAATCAAAGTTTGTATTTCCATTACAAGCCTCGATAAAAAATTGGCTACACAATTAGAACCGCGCGCATCACAACCCAAACGCCGTCTTTTGGCTATTGAACAACTCAGTGGGGCTGGCATTCCGCTTTGTGTCAATGTGGCACCGATAATTCCAGGGCTCAACGATCATGAAATTCCACAGATTTTAAAGCGAGCAAAAGAAGCGGGAGCCAAGGAGGCTTTTTATACGATGGTGCGTTTGCCTTACGGCGTAAAAGATATTTTTAGCCAATGGCTCGAGCGTTATTTTCCCGATCGAAAAGATAAAGTGATACATCGCATTCAAGAGGTGAGAGGAGGACAACTTAATGTATCGACCTTTGGTGATCGAATGATTGGAGTTGGACCTTATGCTGAGCACATTGCTCAAATGTTTAATCGCTATAGAAAATTGTACCAGCTCGATCAAAAAATCATCCTGAGCATCAAACATTTTAAACGTGAAAGTAGAGAGCAGCTCTCTTTATTTGAATAA
- a CDS encoding serpin family protein: MKIFMGSSLTLTLLMSFSCGFMEKGLQLNEGITDNVDDISAFNPTLERDYSTILTQEKDIVKNAPTAQINALAFNIYDQLKDKENISYSPMSISMAVAMAYAGAGGETKKEMQETLGYGADDAAVFSGYGNFSALLTHKNFENVKLTIANATWLAQGFEVLEGFQNKLKSAFSIKSISLDFKNEPQRSTDIINKSIAQQTNGKIDKLLKAPLDSASKMVLTNAIYFTGKWENQFEEHNTSNAQFFAHNSEEISTDYMNQVAYFDYAEDEEKQVVQANYEGKEFSMVFVLPKQGHEDVFAKKMTNDDFAQMTNSLVSTKVDFKLPKFTQRFSPEVGQIMQNIGMKQAFDEDLADFSAIETKEKLHISKIFHEAVVEVSEKGTTAAAATAIIMEPATTSIGGPDVVEPPVEFYATRPFMYYMIHKATNAIIFMGKYDRPQ, translated from the coding sequence ATGAAGATTTTTATGGGGAGTAGCCTAACCCTCACACTGCTCATGAGTTTTAGTTGTGGCTTTATGGAAAAGGGCCTTCAGCTCAACGAAGGAATAACAGATAATGTGGATGATATTTCGGCTTTCAATCCAACGCTTGAAAGAGATTATTCCACTATTTTGACTCAAGAAAAAGACATTGTAAAAAATGCGCCTACAGCTCAGATAAATGCTTTAGCATTTAATATCTACGATCAGCTCAAAGATAAAGAAAACATAAGCTATTCACCCATGAGTATATCCATGGCTGTGGCAATGGCCTATGCCGGTGCTGGTGGTGAAACCAAAAAAGAAATGCAAGAAACATTGGGCTATGGTGCAGATGATGCAGCGGTGTTTAGTGGATATGGAAATTTTAGCGCATTGTTGACGCATAAAAATTTTGAAAATGTAAAACTCACTATCGCCAATGCCACATGGTTAGCGCAAGGTTTTGAGGTGCTTGAAGGTTTCCAAAATAAACTTAAATCAGCCTTTAGCATAAAATCCATCAGTCTTGATTTTAAAAATGAGCCTCAGCGTTCTACCGACATCATCAATAAAAGCATTGCCCAACAGACCAATGGCAAGATTGATAAACTGCTCAAAGCTCCCCTCGATAGCGCAAGCAAAATGGTTTTGACCAATGCCATTTATTTTACCGGTAAATGGGAAAATCAATTCGAAGAGCACAATACAAGTAATGCCCAATTTTTTGCTCACAACAGCGAAGAAATTAGCACAGACTACATGAATCAAGTGGCATATTTCGATTATGCTGAAGATGAAGAAAAGCAAGTTGTTCAAGCAAACTACGAAGGAAAAGAATTTTCAATGGTCTTTGTTTTGCCAAAACAAGGGCATGAAGATGTTTTTGCCAAAAAAATGACTAATGATGATTTTGCTCAGATGACGAACAGCCTTGTGAGTACCAAAGTAGATTTTAAACTGCCCAAATTCACTCAAAGGTTTTCGCCAGAAGTTGGACAGATAATGCAAAATATTGGCATGAAGCAGGCTTTTGATGAAGATCTTGCCGACTTTAGCGCTATAGAAACAAAAGAAAAACTTCATATCAGTAAAATTTTTCATGAAGCGGTGGTTGAGGTATCAGAAAAGGGAACCACTGCCGCAGCTGCAACAGCCATTATTATGGAGCCAGCAACAACTTCTATAGGTGGACCAGATGTTGTTGAGCCTCCTGTTGAATTTTATGCCACCAGACCTTTCATGTATTACATGATTCACAAGGCTACCAATGCCATAATTTTTATGGGCAAATATGATAGACCTCAATAA
- a CDS encoding deoxyribodipyrimidine photo-lyase translates to MSSLVLYANDIRIKDHQALTNALKHNANTHACFIFFEPSFKKYGGRRNQFFMDSLQLLEKNLAHLGIPFHILEARNTKEAEQAFEQLLKNKKISSLFFHEPIDDDDKKLFKTLIKNREHESFIDQTLFRPGQVLNNSHEPFKVFTPFCRKFSELLAHNKNLLHHLNAPKKNISRHAKDIRPPSWLELQSYDKAMFPPGEKTGLERLKNFISHDINNYAQLRDYFGEHQTSRLSPYLCVGLLSQRMVLSELFTTHPRLLHSAHSGAHIFFTEIVWREFYRHLWNFFPDFSQGEPFRKESKNIQWRHSSKDLLAWQQGTTGIPIVDAAMRAFNQTGFMHNRLRMITASFLSKNLLIDWHEGERYFMRNLIDADVPSNNGGWQWSASVGVDPQPYFRIFNPVLQSQRYDPSGNFIRKFVPELSQLEDKSIHAPFSKMSDAQLQQLNYCVPICDLSSSRAIAIEAFKSAFKKLN, encoded by the coding sequence ATGAGCTCTCTTGTTCTCTACGCCAACGATATTCGCATTAAAGATCATCAAGCTTTAACAAACGCTCTCAAACATAATGCAAACACTCACGCATGCTTCATCTTTTTTGAGCCGAGCTTCAAAAAATACGGTGGCAGGCGCAATCAATTTTTTATGGACTCACTGCAGTTATTAGAAAAAAACTTGGCTCACTTAGGTATTCCTTTTCATATTTTAGAAGCGAGAAATACTAAAGAAGCCGAACAAGCTTTTGAGCAATTGCTGAAAAATAAAAAAATTTCATCATTGTTTTTTCATGAACCAATCGATGATGATGATAAAAAATTATTTAAAACTCTTATAAAAAATCGTGAACACGAAAGTTTCATCGATCAAACTTTGTTTCGCCCTGGGCAAGTATTAAATAACTCCCACGAACCCTTCAAAGTATTTACTCCCTTTTGCCGCAAATTTTCTGAACTTCTTGCACACAATAAAAATCTTTTACACCATCTTAATGCCCCAAAGAAAAATATATCTCGCCATGCCAAAGATATTCGCCCTCCATCATGGCTTGAGCTTCAAAGTTACGATAAAGCTATGTTTCCCCCGGGCGAAAAAACAGGCCTGGAGCGACTAAAGAATTTTATTTCGCACGATATCAATAACTATGCTCAGCTGCGCGATTATTTTGGCGAGCATCAAACCAGCCGTTTGTCTCCTTATTTATGTGTGGGTCTTTTATCACAGCGGATGGTTTTGAGCGAACTATTCACTACCCACCCTCGATTGCTTCACAGCGCACATTCTGGGGCTCATATTTTTTTCACCGAGATCGTGTGGCGAGAGTTTTACCGACATTTGTGGAATTTTTTTCCTGATTTTTCTCAGGGAGAGCCCTTTCGCAAAGAGAGTAAAAACATTCAGTGGCGTCACAGCAGCAAAGATCTTTTGGCTTGGCAACAAGGTACTACGGGCATTCCGATTGTCGATGCAGCTATGCGTGCTTTTAATCAAACCGGCTTTATGCACAATCGCTTGCGCATGATCACTGCTTCTTTTTTGAGCAAGAATTTATTGATCGATTGGCATGAAGGCGAGCGTTATTTTATGCGCAATCTTATCGATGCAGATGTACCATCTAACAATGGCGGCTGGCAGTGGTCGGCTTCGGTCGGAGTTGATCCTCAACCTTATTTTCGAATTTTTAATCCTGTTTTGCAAAGCCAGCGCTACGATCCTTCGGGCAATTTTATCAGAAAATTTGTTCCTGAATTAAGTCAGCTTGAGGACAAATCTATTCATGCACCATTTAGCAAAATGTCTGATGCTCAACTCCAGCAACTTAACTACTGTGTTCCGATCTGTGATTTAAGCTCTTCTCGTGCTATTGCGATCGAGGCATTTAAATCAGCATTTAAAAAGTTGAATTAA
- a CDS encoding aspartate/glutamate racemase family protein: MKIGIIGGAGPEASAFFVKQLVNIWQKKFHAVNDWEFPEIILHSVPFEDMLGSSFNEDKVKNQVHRSLSFLRGQKCDSIVIACQTLHHFVDDNFFGDDTIHLLKLLAKCCTEMSLQVSTEPISILASITSATEKIHVPYFSKNTIINYPQPELSQKFIMEILAGNTDRISLDQVLNRIGIKKGTVILGCTEFSLLKRSDTKQHCFPGKILDPLYLAAEQLAQKFSKTHIPKAST, encoded by the coding sequence ATGAAAATTGGAATTATTGGAGGAGCTGGCCCTGAGGCAAGTGCCTTTTTTGTTAAGCAGTTGGTTAATATTTGGCAAAAAAAATTTCATGCAGTAAATGATTGGGAATTTCCTGAAATTATTTTGCATAGTGTACCTTTTGAAGACATGCTAGGCTCTTCCTTCAATGAAGATAAAGTCAAAAACCAAGTTCATAGGTCGCTAAGTTTTTTACGCGGGCAAAAATGCGATTCTATCGTCATTGCATGTCAGACGCTTCATCATTTTGTCGATGATAATTTTTTTGGCGATGATACTATTCATTTACTAAAACTACTAGCGAAGTGTTGTACTGAAATGAGCTTACAGGTTAGCACAGAGCCTATCTCTATTTTGGCTAGCATTACCAGTGCTACAGAAAAAATTCACGTGCCATATTTTTCAAAAAATACCATTATAAATTATCCACAGCCTGAGCTATCACAGAAATTTATTATGGAAATTCTCGCGGGAAATACAGATAGGATTAGTCTAGATCAAGTACTGAATCGTATTGGCATAAAAAAAGGTACCGTCATACTAGGGTGCACTGAATTTTCTTTGTTAAAACGCTCAGATACCAAGCAGCATTGTTTTCCTGGAAAAATATTGGACCCTTTATACTTAGCTGCAGAGCAACTTGCGCAAAAATTTAGCAAAACCCATATACCAAAAGCCAGCACCTAA